In Colletotrichum higginsianum IMI 349063 chromosome 3, whole genome shotgun sequence, a genomic segment contains:
- a CDS encoding RmlD substrate binding domain-containing protein, which yields MAGKNVVVTGATGLLGRQVARAFELRSWNVKGTGFSRADGVSVFKVDLGNTSEVEKFLDESKPQVVVHCAAQRFPDKVDSDPDAARALNVAATKSLANLCAARSTLLIYISTDYVFSGKPGEAPYEADAPTGPTNLYGQTKLDGELAVLEEYKAAGLEGLGLVLRVPVLYGKAHTPAESATNILMDTLWKTQDGQSKVKMDHWAIRYPTNTEDVGRVCHDIAGKYLEASDRSSMPKVLQFSSEDKMTKYEICQTFADIMGLPMDGIIANTEGNDPNASVQRPYDCHLSTRALKDLGIDVSTNDFIGWWRREVHAFRH from the exons ATGGCGGGCAAGAACGTTGTCGTGACCGGTGCCACCGGTCTTCTCGGACGACAGGTAGCTAGAGCTTTCGAACTCCGGAGTTGGAACGTCAAGGGTACCGGATTCTCCCGCGCCGATGGAGTTTCCGTCTTCAAAGTCGACCTGGGAAACACTTCGGAGGTTGAGAAGTTTCTCGACGAGTCCAA GCCCCAAGTAGTCGTACACT GCGCCGCCCAGAGGTTCCCCGACAAGGTGGACAGCGACCCGGATGCTGCCAGGGCGCTGAACGTCGCAGCCACGAAGTCGCTCGCCAACCTCTGTGCCGCTCGTTCCACCCTGCTTATCTATATATCGACGGACTACGTCTTCTCTGGTAAGCCCGGAGAGGCACCCTACGAGGCAGACGCACCGACTGGGCCGACCAATCTCTACGGCCAAACCAAGCTGGACGGCGAACTCGCCGTCTTGGAGGAGTACAAGGcggccggcctcgaaggtcttggcctcgtccttCGAGTTCCTGTTCTCTACGGGAAAGCCCACACACCGGCTGAGAGTGCCACCAACATCCTCATGGACACGTTATGGAAGACCCAGGATGGTCAGTCCAAGGTGAAGATGGACCATTGGGCTATTCGATATCCCACGAACACAGAAGATGTCGGCCGTGTGTGTCACG ATATCGCCGGCAAATACCTCGAGGCCAGCGACCGCAGCTCGATGCCCAAGGTCCTTCAGTTCTCCAGTGAGGATAAGATGACCAAGTACGAGATTTGCCAGACGTTCGCAGACATTATGGGTCTCCCCATGGACGGAATCATTGCCAACACCGAAGGCAACGACCCGAACGCGAGCGTCCAGCGGCCATATGACTGCCATCTCAGCACACGTGCGCTC